Proteins encoded together in one Triticum dicoccoides isolate Atlit2015 ecotype Zavitan chromosome 7B, WEW_v2.0, whole genome shotgun sequence window:
- the LOC119337752 gene encoding mechanosensitive ion channel protein 10-like yields the protein MDPSNANASANANGKPPSNATATASANPKPPAAANGDVVLIMPPEQPQQQRATAADAPKTPPNPEKPPPPTPTSRPHLPNPEKPPQSPARPPLPPAQGALLRRRXXXXXXXXXXXEPPTPTAPSSHPSPAHPASTAQTPRPASTPQTPGEGDDDDDVFRKDGAPTAATAAKCRRRACISLELAVLVLFLALLVVSLVARPLKGHFVWGLEIWKWCVMVITVFSGHLVSHWVIAFVVFLIERNFLLRNKVLYFVFGLKNSVQACLWVGLVLIAWSQLFDQELGRPAKTARILNYISRFLASVLIASVIWVVKTFIMKAIASTFHRKAFFDRIQESLFHQYVLQTLSGPPLMELAENVGREPSGRVSLSRTKEEKGTPKVIDVVKLRKMKQERISAWTMKGLITAIRSSRLSTISQSIESFHEFDETEQKDKEINSEWEAKAAANAIFKNVARPGYKHIEELDLLRFFNREEAALVLPMFEGASETGKIKRSALKNWVVSAYLDRKSLAHSLNDTKTAVSQLHSLIRILVLIIIIIITLLLMGIATTKILVVISSQLLVVVFIFGNACKTVFEALIFVFIMHPFDVGDRCVIDGIQMVVEEMNILTTVFLKNDNEKVYYPNSALSTMPISNFYRSPDMYDTIDFAIDVKTSMESIAALKARIKGYLESKPTRWHPIHTVNLKDILDVNKINMALCAQHTMNFQNIREKSIRRSELVMELKKIFEEMSISYQLLPQKVELSYVGTNPLPVNVSQGR from the exons ATGGATCCGTCCAACGCCAACGCCAGCGCTAATGCCAACGGGAAGCCCCCGTCcaacgccaccgccaccgccagcgCCAATCCGAAGCCCCCGGCCGCCGCCAATGGCGACGTCGTCCTCATCATGCCGCCTGAGCAGCCGCAGCAGCAGCGGGCCACGGCGGCCGACGCGCCCAAAACCCCCCCAAACCCCgagaagccgccgccgccgacgccgacctCGCGCCCGCATCTGCCGAACCCCGAGAAGCCGCCGCAGAGCCCCGCGCGCCCGCCCCTGCCCCCTGCCCAGGGCGCGCTGCTCCGCCGCCG NNNNNNNNNNNNNNNNNNNNNNNNNNNNNNNNTGGAGCCGCCGACCCCTACCGCCCCCTCCTCCCACCCGTCCCCTGCCCACCCGGCCTCCACCGCCCAGACCCCTCGCCCCGCCTCCACCCCGCAGACCCCGGGcgagggcgacgacgacgacgacgtctTCCGCAAGGACGGCgcacccaccgccgccaccgcggccAAGTGCCGCCGCAGGGCCTGCATCTCGCTCGAGCTCGCCGTGCTCGTCCTCTTCCTCGCGCTGCTCGTCGTCAGCCTCGTGGCGCGCCCGCTCAAGGGCCACTTCGTGTGGGGGCTGGAGATCTGGAAGTGGTGCGTCATGGTCATCACCGTCTTCTCCGGCCACCTCGTCAGCCACTGGGTCATCGCCTTCGTCGTCTTCCTCATCGAGCGCAACTTCCTGCTCCGCAACAAGGTGCTCTACTTCGTCTTCGGGCTCAAGAACAGCGTGCAGGCCTGCCTCTGGGTCGGTCTCGTGCTCATCGCCTGGTCTCAGCTCTTCGACCAGGAGCTGGGACGCCCGGCCAAGACTGCCAGGATCCTCAACTACATCTCCAGATTCCTCGCCTCCGTGCTCATCGCTTCAGTTATCTGGGTGgtcaaaacatttatcatgaaggcCATCGCGTCCACCTTCCACCGGAAGGCCTTCTTTGACCGGATCCAGGAGAGCCTGTTCCACCAGTACGTGCTGCAGACGCTCTCGGGCCCTCCATTGATGGAACTAGCGGAGAATGTTGGGCGGGAGCCAAGTGGGCGTGTGAGCTTGAGCAGGACGAAGGAGGAGAAAGGAACGCCCAAGGTGATCGATGTCGTGAAACTGAGGAAGATGAAGCAGGAGAGGATCTCGGCTTGGACGATGAAAGGGCTCATCACGGCAATCCGAAGCTCAAGGCTTTCAACAATATCTCAAAGTATTGAGAGCTTTCATGAGTTCGATGAAACGGAACAAAAAGATAAGGAGATAAACAGTGAGTGGGAGGCAAAGGCAGCAGCCAATGCCATTTTCAAAAATGTTGCAAGGCCTGGCTACAA GCACATTGAGGAGCTGGATTTGCTGAGATTTTTCAACAGGGAGGAGGCAGCCTTGGTCCTTCCGATGTTTGAAGGGGCATCAGAAACGGGGAAGATAAAAAGATCTGCTCTGAAAAATTGGGTG GTAAGCGCATACCTGGACCGCAAGTCACTGGCGCATTCTCTGAATGACACAAAAACTGCAGTTAGCCAACTTCACAGCCTCATCAGAATTCTAGTACTCATTATAATCATCATTATCACTCTGTTGTTGATGGGCATCGCCACGACCAAGATCCTTGTTGTCATCTCATCCCAGCTTCTAGTTGTGGTCTTCATATTTGGAAATGCCTGCAAGACTGTATTTGAGGCCCTCATATTTGTTTTCATCATGCATCCGTTTGATGTTGGGGACCGCTGTGTCATTGATGGAATACAG ATGGTTGTCGAAGAAATGAATATATTAACCACTGTTTTCCTGAAGAATGACAATGAGAAGGTATATTATCCAAACTCTGCGTTGTCCACAATGCCAATCAGCAACTTCTACCGAAGCCCTGACATGTATGACACCATCGACTTTGCTATTGATGTTAAAACATCAATGGAGAGCATCGCAGCTTTGAAAGCCAGAATTAAAGG GTACTTGGAGAGCAAACCTACACGCTGGCACCCGATCCACACGGTAAACCTGAAGGACATCTTGGACGTGAACAAGATCAACATGGCTCTGTGCGCCCAGCACACGATGAACTTCCAGAATATCCGGGAGAAGAGCATCAGGAGGTCTGAGCTTGTGATGGAGCTAAAGAAGATATTCGAGGAGATGTCCATCAGCTACCAACTTCTGCCTCAAAAGGTCGAGCTTAGCTATGTCGGCACAAACCCGCTGCCCGTGAATGTCTCTCAAGGCAGGTAG